A stretch of Gambusia affinis linkage group LG10, SWU_Gaff_1.0, whole genome shotgun sequence DNA encodes these proteins:
- the bsg gene encoding basigin isoform X2 produces MKLLWALAALLLCCWRGDASTGPQINVEPSEVSNRTSAILTCNLTDPTLPSKGSYWTHNDKVIEKSKSSSSNFASYNLEKITYQQSGRYECVFETDPQVKQVIEVKTPPHVGAYKHSEHGNENDKSVLTCVAHGYPLPTDWMWYKEEGNELKAIVNGTQRYEIKSTPNKTMLTIEDLNIETDGGYYFCSGDNNYGQNKDKIYLRVRSRLAALWPFLGIVAEVIILVTVIFIYEKRRKPDDVTDGAAPLKSNSSANHKEKNVRQRNAN; encoded by the exons GCCCACAAATCAATGTTGAACCTTCTGAGGTCAGCAACCGAACGTCTGCCATTCTCACCTGCAACTTAACGGATCCCACCCTTCCCAGTAAGGGTTCCTACTGGACACACAATGATAAAGTCATTGAAAAGTCAAAGTCCTCTTCTTCTAACTTTGCTTCATACAA TTTGGAGAAGATCACCTATCAGCAGTCTGGACGctatgaatgtgtgtttgagaCTGACCCACAAGTGAAGCAGGTCATTGAGGTGAAAA caccTCCTCATGTTGGAGCCTATAAGCACTCGGAGCATGGTAATGAGAATGACAAAAGTGTGCTCACTTGTGTTGCTCATGGTTACCCTCTTCCCACTGATTGGATGTGGTATAAAGAGGAGGGCAACGAACTAAAG GCTATTGTTAATGGCACTCAGAGATATGAGATCAAGAGCACCCCTAACAAGACCATGCTGACCATTGAAGACCTGAACATCGAGACCGACGGTGGATACTACTTTTGCTCTGGAGACAATAATTATGGCCAAAACAAGGACAAGATCTATCTCCGTGTCCGGAGTCGCCTGGCTGCCCTCTGGCCCTTCCTTGGCATTGTGGCCGAGGTCATCATCCTCGTGACGGTCATCTTCATCTATGAAAAGAGGAGAAAGCCCGATGATGTCACTGATG GAGCTGCTCCTCT GAAGAGCAATTCTTCTGCAAACCACAAGGAGAAGAATGTGAGGCAAAGAAACgcaaattaa
- the bsg gene encoding basigin isoform X1, with amino-acid sequence MKLLWALAALLLCCWRGDASTGPQINVEPSEVSNRTSAILTCNLTDPTLPSKGSYWTHNDKVIEKSKSSSSNFASYNLEKITYQQSGRYECVFETDPQVKQVIEVKTPPHVGAYKHSEHGNENDKSVLTCVAHGYPLPTDWMWYKEEGNELKAIVNGTQRYEIKSTPNKTMLTIEDLNIETDGGYYFCSGDNNYGQNKDKIYLRVRSRLAALWPFLGIVAEVIILVTVIFIYEKRRKPDDVTDDDDSGAAPLKSNSSANHKEKNVRQRNAN; translated from the exons GCCCACAAATCAATGTTGAACCTTCTGAGGTCAGCAACCGAACGTCTGCCATTCTCACCTGCAACTTAACGGATCCCACCCTTCCCAGTAAGGGTTCCTACTGGACACACAATGATAAAGTCATTGAAAAGTCAAAGTCCTCTTCTTCTAACTTTGCTTCATACAA TTTGGAGAAGATCACCTATCAGCAGTCTGGACGctatgaatgtgtgtttgagaCTGACCCACAAGTGAAGCAGGTCATTGAGGTGAAAA caccTCCTCATGTTGGAGCCTATAAGCACTCGGAGCATGGTAATGAGAATGACAAAAGTGTGCTCACTTGTGTTGCTCATGGTTACCCTCTTCCCACTGATTGGATGTGGTATAAAGAGGAGGGCAACGAACTAAAG GCTATTGTTAATGGCACTCAGAGATATGAGATCAAGAGCACCCCTAACAAGACCATGCTGACCATTGAAGACCTGAACATCGAGACCGACGGTGGATACTACTTTTGCTCTGGAGACAATAATTATGGCCAAAACAAGGACAAGATCTATCTCCGTGTCCGGAGTCGCCTGGCTGCCCTCTGGCCCTTCCTTGGCATTGTGGCCGAGGTCATCATCCTCGTGACGGTCATCTTCATCTATGAAAAGAGGAGAAAGCCCGATGATGTCACTGATG ACGATGACTCAGGAGCTGCTCCTCT GAAGAGCAATTCTTCTGCAAACCACAAGGAGAAGAATGTGAGGCAAAGAAACgcaaattaa